In a single window of the Drosophila subpulchrella strain 33 F10 #4 breed RU33 chromosome X, RU_Dsub_v1.1 Primary Assembly, whole genome shotgun sequence genome:
- the LOC119557247 gene encoding uncharacterized protein LOC119557247, with product MAFLPLSLMLLLLLVCASVSSSPMLYKLNPEEKYEADLVPVSSTVIPLTVLEVSYGAGGKPSEEYKAAYLRKLRKQVLQRADKGKQNQNDEDDEAATTLLALSDLPAPADALITVKSQQLEKAKVKAV from the exons ATGGCTTTTCTGCCGCTTtcgctgatgctgctgcttctgctggTCTGTGCCAGCGTCTCCTCCTCGCCGATGCTGTACAAACTGAATCCAGAAGAGAAATACGAGGCAG ACCTTGTGCCCGTCTCCTCCACCGTGATCCCGCTGACCGTGTTGGAGGTGAGCTACGGAGCAGGTGGCAAGCCCAGCGAGGAGTACAAGGCGGCCTACCTCCGCAAGTTGCGCAAACAGGTGCTCCAGCGGGCGGACAAGGGCAAGCAGAACCAGAACGATGAGGACGACGAGGCGGCGACCACTTTGCTGGCCCTGTCCGACTTGCCAGCCCCCGCAGATGCTCTGATCACAG TGAAGTCGCAGCAGCTGGAGAAGGCCAAAGTCAAGGCCGTCTGA
- the LOC119557244 gene encoding BTB/POZ domain-containing protein KCTD5: MSTVFVNSRKSPNVLKKQGTDQWVKLNVGGTYFLTTKTTLSRDPNSFLSRLIQEDCDLISDRDETGAYLIDRDPKYFAPVLNYLRHGKLVLDGVSEEGVLEEAEFYNVTQLIALLKECILHRDQRPHADKKRVYRVLQCREQELTQMISTLSDGWRFEQLISMQYTNYGPFENNEFLCVVSKECGTTAGRELELNDRAKVLQQKGSRILGI, encoded by the exons ATGAGCACCGTGTTCGTCAACTCGCGCAAGAGCCCCAATGTGCTGAAAAAACAGGGCACCGACCAGTGGGTCAAGCTGAACGTGGGCGGCACCTACTTCCTCACCACCAAGACGACGCTCTCCCGTGACCCAAATTCCTTCCTCTCCCGCCTGATTCAGGAGGACTGCGACTTGATATCGGATCGG GACGAGACAGGCGCCTACCTAATCGACAGAGACCCCAAGTACTTTGCACCCGTGCTCAACTATCTGCGCCACGGCAAGCTGGTGCTCGATGGCGTCTCCGAGGAGGGCGTGCTGGAGGAGGCTGAGTTCTACAACGTGACACAGCTGATAGCTCTGCTGAAGGAGTGCATCCTGCACAGGGATCAG CGACCGCATGCAGACAAGAAGCGCGTATATCGTGTGTTGCAGTGCCGCGAACAGGAACTGACCCAG ATGATCTCAACACTGTCGGATGGTTGGCGGTTCGAGCAGCTGATCAGCATGCAGTACACCAACTACGGGCCGTTTGAAAACAATGAGTTCCTGTGCGTGGTCTCCAAGGAGTGCGGCACGACGGCCGGGCGAGAGCTGGAGCTCAACGACCGGGCCAAGGTCCTGCAGCAGAAGGGATCGCGAAT TCTTGGAATTTAA